Proteins encoded in a region of the Clostridia bacterium genome:
- the ftsE gene encoding cell division ATP-binding protein FtsE: protein MIQLFNVSKTYQGEVTVKALQDISLHITRGEFVFLVGPSGAGKSTLTRLLIREELPTDGQILVNGKSVSRLREREIPYYRRKIGFVFQDFRLLMERTVYENVAFAMEAIERPKQEVREQVPAILESVGLADKLGNYPHQLSGGEQQRVCIARAIINNPLIVIADEPTGNLDPDTSWEIMNIFQAINKRGTTLIVATHDRDIVNRMQKRVIALDAGQLIRDEERGGY from the coding sequence ATGATTCAATTGTTTAATGTTTCTAAAACGTATCAGGGTGAAGTCACAGTGAAAGCACTTCAGGATATAAGTTTACATATTACTAGGGGGGAATTTGTTTTTTTGGTAGGTCCGAGTGGGGCTGGGAAATCGACTTTAACCCGTTTATTAATTAGAGAAGAACTGCCTACTGATGGGCAAATTTTGGTTAACGGGAAAAGTGTTTCCCGATTAAGGGAGCGGGAAATCCCTTATTATCGTCGTAAAATTGGTTTTGTGTTTCAGGATTTTCGTTTATTGATGGAAAGAACGGTTTATGAAAATGTGGCTTTTGCCATGGAAGCTATTGAAAGACCTAAACAGGAAGTAAGGGAACAAGTACCCGCTATTTTAGAATCTGTAGGTTTGGCCGATAAATTGGGAAATTACCCTCATCAACTTTCCGGGGGAGAACAGCAGCGAGTTTGTATTGCACGGGCAATTATTAATAATCCTTTAATTGTGATTGCTGATGAGCCTACTGGGAATTTAGATCCAGATACTTCTTGGGAAATTATGAATATTTTTCAAGCAATAAATAAACGGGGAACTACATTAATTGTTGCCACTCATGACCGGGACATTGTTAATCGAATGCAAAAACGGGTAATTGCACTAGATGCCGGCCAGCTTATTCGTGATGAAGAAAGGGGCGGGTATTAA
- a CDS encoding transketolase family protein: MKKIATREGYGKALAKLGTKYPNMVVLDADLSRSTRSYEFCKYNPERFFNMGIAEQNLMGTAAGLAAAGKIVFASTFAIFATGRAFEQIRNSIAYPCLNVKIAASHAGLTVGADGASHQAIVDVAIMRALPNMQVIVPADAIEAEKAIWAVAAQKGPAYLRLGRAPVPVIYPEEAEFELGKATLLREGREATIIACGIMVAESLLAAEELAEEGFAVRVLNMSTLKPLDEGAILQAARETGALVTAEEHSIIGGLGSAVAEVVGENCPVPLERVGVKDVFGESGEPDELLEKYGLRAVNIKEAVRRVIRRK; this comes from the coding sequence ATGAAAAAGATTGCTACACGAGAGGGGTATGGTAAGGCCTTAGCCAAACTAGGTACGAAGTATCCCAATATGGTGGTTTTGGATGCAGATTTATCTAGATCTACAAGGTCTTATGAATTTTGTAAATATAATCCTGAAAGATTTTTTAATATGGGCATTGCCGAGCAAAATTTAATGGGTACAGCTGCTGGCTTAGCGGCTGCCGGTAAAATTGTTTTTGCCAGCACTTTTGCTATTTTTGCTACAGGAAGGGCCTTTGAACAAATTCGAAATTCTATTGCTTATCCTTGTTTAAATGTTAAAATTGCCGCCAGTCATGCTGGTTTAACTGTGGGGGCTGATGGTGCTTCACATCAGGCTATTGTAGATGTGGCTATTATGCGTGCTTTACCCAATATGCAAGTAATTGTACCCGCAGATGCCATTGAGGCGGAAAAAGCCATTTGGGCGGTGGCTGCTCAAAAAGGTCCAGCTTATTTACGCTTGGGACGGGCTCCTGTGCCAGTGATCTATCCGGAAGAAGCCGAATTTGAATTGGGGAAGGCTACTCTGCTGCGTGAAGGCCGGGAAGCAACTATTATTGCTTGTGGAATTATGGTGGCTGAAAGTTTGTTAGCTGCGGAAGAGTTGGCTGAAGAAGGATTTGCTGTAAGAGTTTTAAATATGTCCACATTGAAACCACTTGATGAAGGGGCTATTTTGCAGGCAGCACGTGAGACTGGGGCACTAGTTACCGCGGAAGAACACAGTATTATTGGTGGTTTAGGAAGTGCGGTAGCAGAGGTTGTTGGCGAAAATTGTCCAGTACCTTTAGAAAGAGTAGGAGTTAAAGATGTTTTTGGTGAATCAGGTGAACCTGATGAATTGTTGGAAAAGTATGGCTTGCGGGCAGTCAATATTAAAGAAGCGGTGAGAAGAGTAATTAGAAGAAAATAA